A window of Cellulomonas fimi contains these coding sequences:
- a CDS encoding DegV family protein: protein MVTDSTAALSPADAAAWGIEVVPLDVVVDGERHAEGVDLGPAELLAALGRGARVTTSQPPPAAFAAAYERTVAGGAREIVSVHLAGGLSGTVQAARVAAATVPVPVHVVDSGTAGMALGFAVLAAARAAQGPSTSVTPAPRGVRGWWHERFARPATAGGVEVAEVARTVAASSRVWFLVDSLDHLRRGGRLGATAAALGTVLGLRPILTVRDGSVVVVEKVRTRRAARDRLEALAVADVARRTSARVAVHHLQQPELAAAVAEQVRVWGAQRVVEAVTCDAGAVLAAHVGPGLLAIVVADA from the coding sequence GTGGTCACCGACTCGACGGCGGCCCTGAGCCCCGCGGACGCCGCGGCGTGGGGGATCGAGGTCGTCCCGCTCGACGTCGTGGTCGACGGGGAGCGGCACGCCGAGGGCGTCGACCTCGGCCCTGCCGAGCTCCTCGCCGCCCTCGGTCGCGGCGCCCGCGTGACGACCTCGCAGCCGCCGCCCGCCGCGTTCGCCGCGGCCTACGAGCGCACCGTCGCCGGGGGTGCCCGCGAGATCGTCTCCGTGCACCTCGCGGGCGGCCTGTCCGGGACCGTGCAGGCGGCCCGTGTGGCCGCCGCGACCGTGCCCGTGCCGGTGCACGTCGTGGACTCCGGCACCGCCGGGATGGCCCTCGGCTTCGCGGTGCTGGCCGCCGCCCGCGCTGCGCAAGGTCCGTCCACGTCCGTGACCCCCGCGCCGCGCGGGGTACGTGGCTGGTGGCACGAGCGCTTCGCGCGACCGGCGACCGCCGGCGGCGTGGAGGTCGCCGAGGTCGCCCGAACGGTCGCCGCGTCGAGCCGGGTGTGGTTCCTGGTCGACTCGCTCGACCACCTCCGTCGCGGCGGCCGGCTCGGCGCGACCGCCGCGGCGCTCGGCACCGTCCTCGGTCTGCGCCCGATCCTCACCGTGCGCGACGGGTCCGTCGTCGTCGTCGAGAAGGTCCGCACGCGTCGCGCCGCCCGGGACCGGCTCGAGGCGCTCGCGGTCGCCGACGTCGCCCGCCGCACGTCCGCCCGCGTCGCGGTCCACCACCTCCAGCAGCCGGAGCTCGCCGCCGCGGTGGCGGAGCAGGTCCGCGTCTGGGGCGCGCAGCGTGTCGTCGAGGCCGTCACGTGCGACGCGGGGGCGGTGCTGGCCGCACACGTCGGACCAGGTCTGCTCGCGATCGTGGTCGCCGACGCCTGA
- a CDS encoding ComEA family DNA-binding protein — translation MGEDWAPEGPARRTGATDPTRPAGAASWDVGDALETVRDGYVASHGRPPLDALGDTGTDLPTARRRRDTPRVRWLVSWRVAATAAVVVVLAAGTVAARTSGHASGPVVEIPAPGGASAPTGRDAAAGDGGSLPSGSSAGVTAAAAVPDPGPVVVHVVGAVAVPGVVRLPDGARVGDALTAAGGPTADADLSTVNLARVVVDGEQVLVRRVGEQAAPGASGPPSTGPATGAGTDPAAPVDLNTADVAALDALPGIGPVLAQRIVDHRTARPFGTVDELADVRGIGPALLENLRPLVRV, via the coding sequence ATGGGCGAGGACTGGGCACCGGAAGGTCCGGCGCGCCGCACCGGCGCCACGGACCCGACCCGGCCCGCGGGCGCCGCCTCGTGGGACGTCGGCGACGCGCTCGAGACGGTGCGGGACGGCTACGTCGCGTCGCACGGGCGCCCGCCGCTCGACGCGCTCGGCGACACCGGCACGGACCTCCCCACGGCACGACGCCGCCGCGACACCCCGCGCGTGCGCTGGCTCGTGTCGTGGCGGGTCGCGGCGACCGCGGCCGTCGTCGTCGTGCTCGCTGCGGGGACCGTCGCCGCCCGCACCTCGGGGCACGCGTCCGGGCCGGTCGTCGAGATCCCCGCCCCGGGAGGCGCGTCCGCGCCGACCGGGCGCGACGCGGCGGCAGGGGACGGCGGCAGTCTTCCGAGCGGATCGTCCGCGGGTGTCACGGCCGCGGCTGCCGTGCCCGACCCCGGACCCGTCGTGGTGCACGTCGTCGGTGCGGTCGCCGTCCCGGGAGTCGTGCGTCTTCCCGACGGGGCGCGCGTCGGCGACGCGCTCACCGCGGCGGGCGGGCCGACCGCCGACGCCGACCTGTCGACGGTCAACCTCGCTCGGGTCGTCGTGGACGGCGAGCAGGTCCTCGTGCGGCGCGTGGGGGAACAGGCCGCGCCCGGTGCCTCTGGCCCGCCGTCGACGGGACCGGCCACGGGCGCCGGCACCGACCCCGCGGCTCCCGTCGACCTCAACACGGCCGACGTGGCCGCGCTCGACGCCCTGCCCGGCATCGGCCCCGTGCTCGCGCAGCGGATCGTCGACCACCGGACCGCCCGCCCGTTCGGCACGGTGGACGAGCTCGCCGACGTCCGCGGGATCGGCCCCGCGCTCCTCGAGAACCTCCGGCCGCTGGTGCGCGTGTGA
- a CDS encoding ComEC/Rec2 family competence protein: MSRGPGRPPLAAADGRHAADRVTDAVAPRPVLDLRMVGAAVGAWLTACVVVRTDPTAAHGAAVASAAGAVALLLADRRRGPGTRGRAAGSSRTGSIQASVALVLAVVSAVLVAGAAHVAVREAVAPTAVAHPSATRSAVVDPSVARSAVVDPSAGRPTPTAGSDPATAATSPTTTAPSDRHEAARVAPGPARAVVTGTVQGIARPLPPPWPGAPARARVELRVERVERDGAVTAAAGTVAVLGPTGWGAAQPGERVRVVGRWTALAAGERAAAVLVTDDDPVVVASAPGVHRAAAAVRTTVARQADALGGDAGALLPGVTVGDTRAVPEDLRDALRVSGLTHLTAVSGAHFSLVGALAIACVGAVGAPRVLRAAAVALVGAGLVVLVGPSPSVLRAAVMACVACAGLLLGRRSASPAALSTAVVVLLVVDPWLATELGFALSVLATGGLVLLGGPLADRWAAHLPRPVAVGLAAPVAAQVACGPVVLAVAPAVPVLAVVANLLAAPAVAPATVLGLAGALVGTWWPAGGDLLAAPAGAACWWIGAVARGVAATPGAAVTWVPGVPGMVLLAVAGAAAVRLCWPREPAR, encoded by the coding sequence GTGAGCCGCGGGCCGGGACGACCACCGCTCGCCGCAGCGGACGGCCGGCACGCCGCCGACCGCGTGACCGACGCGGTCGCGCCACGCCCCGTGCTCGACCTCCGGATGGTCGGCGCGGCGGTCGGCGCATGGCTCACGGCGTGCGTCGTCGTCAGGACCGACCCGACGGCGGCCCACGGCGCGGCCGTCGCGAGCGCGGCCGGGGCGGTGGCGCTGCTCCTCGCCGACCGCCGACGTGGTCCAGGGACTCGCGGGCGCGCGGCTGGCTCGTCGCGCACGGGCTCGATCCAGGCGTCGGTGGCGCTCGTCCTCGCGGTCGTCTCCGCCGTGCTCGTGGCCGGCGCCGCGCACGTCGCGGTGCGCGAGGCGGTGGCCCCGACGGCGGTCGCCCACCCGTCGGCCACGCGGTCGGCGGTCGTCGACCCCTCGGTCGCGCGGTCGGCGGTCGTCGACCCCTCGGCCGGACGCCCGACGCCCACGGCCGGGAGCGACCCCGCGACCGCGGCCACGTCACCGACGACGACGGCTCCGTCTGACAGGCACGAGGCCGCGCGCGTCGCTCCGGGACCCGCGCGCGCGGTCGTGACGGGGACGGTGCAGGGGATCGCGCGACCCCTGCCGCCGCCGTGGCCGGGTGCCCCCGCCCGCGCGCGCGTCGAGCTCCGGGTCGAGCGCGTCGAGCGCGACGGTGCCGTGACCGCGGCCGCAGGCACCGTCGCCGTGCTGGGGCCCACGGGGTGGGGCGCCGCGCAGCCGGGGGAGCGGGTCCGGGTCGTCGGGCGGTGGACCGCGCTCGCGGCGGGCGAGCGCGCGGCGGCGGTCCTCGTCACCGACGACGACCCGGTGGTCGTCGCGTCGGCCCCCGGGGTGCATCGCGCCGCCGCCGCGGTCCGGACGACCGTCGCACGTCAGGCCGACGCTCTGGGGGGCGACGCCGGAGCGCTTCTCCCGGGCGTCACGGTCGGGGACACGAGGGCGGTGCCGGAGGACCTCCGTGACGCCCTGCGCGTCTCGGGCCTGACGCACCTGACGGCGGTCTCGGGCGCGCACTTCTCGCTCGTCGGTGCCCTCGCGATCGCGTGCGTCGGCGCGGTCGGCGCACCACGGGTCCTGCGTGCGGCGGCCGTCGCGCTGGTCGGTGCGGGGCTCGTCGTGCTCGTCGGCCCGTCCCCGAGCGTCCTGAGAGCGGCCGTGATGGCGTGCGTCGCGTGCGCCGGGTTGCTGCTCGGACGACGTTCCGCGTCACCGGCGGCGCTGTCGACGGCCGTCGTCGTGCTGCTCGTCGTCGACCCGTGGCTCGCGACGGAGCTGGGGTTCGCGCTGTCCGTGCTCGCGACCGGAGGGCTCGTGCTGCTCGGTGGACCGCTCGCCGACCGGTGGGCCGCGCACCTGCCCCGGCCGGTCGCGGTCGGACTCGCGGCACCGGTCGCCGCCCAGGTCGCGTGCGGGCCGGTGGTGCTGGCCGTCGCTCCTGCGGTCCCGGTGCTCGCGGTCGTCGCCAACCTGCTCGCCGCGCCGGCGGTCGCCCCCGCGACCGTGCTGGGGCTCGCCGGCGCTCTCGTCGGGACCTGGTGGCCCGCCGGCGGCGACCTGCTCGCCGCGCCGGCGGGAGCGGCGTGCTGGTGGATCGGCGCGGTCGCCCGCGGCGTCGCGGCGACCCCGGGCGCGGCCGTCACCTGGGTCCCGGGCGTCCCCGGCATGGTGCTCCTCGCGGTCGCCGGTGCCGCCGCCGTCCGCCTGTGCTGGCCCCGCGAGCCCGCGCGGTGA